The genomic region TTTTGCAATTCCTTAAGTCTTAGGATTTTGGATTCATGCTGTTTTAATGACatttttacttttgcttttaacTTGAACTGTTCCTAATATTTTGTTGTGTAATTAACttgtaatttatattaaatgtaTGCAATGATTAAAAAGATTTGTGATTTTAATTACATTTGTAATCAcattttgaaaaatattttaagtTGAACTTCCCAATTTTTCCAGATGTATTCacttttatttgtttaaaatatCGATTATTTGCACCACAATATTTGTATATTGGCCAAGGGTTGGACAGTTGAATACATTTCTCGTACAGTGTTTATTAAAGTTGGTTTGGAGTCATTAGATCTCATTTCGTGCTGCACAGATGTGGTCTGCCTTATTTTTGCAAGTGTGGGCGATGACTCATCGGCATGCAGTGCTGTCTTTCTAGCTAATTGTGTGttgatttttatttatatacttGAGCAATGAAACTGAACAAACCTATTTTTCATTTCtgcaatatattttttgttctaCTCCCCCTCCAGAGAGAACCTACCTACAGATAAGTCAACTTGTAAAGGTGGTCTAGAACAAAAATGAATTGAGGACGGCAACCTCTTCCTTAAAATGGTATCAAATAGACTAAAGACCTTTCTGCTATTAATATACCAGGTAGCCTGTTGCATTAAGCAGAGCCATTTTCAACAATTCCCTGTTGCCATGTAAGAAAAACCTTTTGTTATCCAACTCTAGTGCTGTGGTCTGTCTTGGAGGGGTTAAGCAGCTTTGAATAGTGCGTTGTGTGATACAGATGGCCTGAAACACCTGATGGAAAGAAAAGACATTTTAATGTGTGTATTACATGGTGTTTTACAATGTGTATTTTACAAATAAAGTTTGTTTTGTTGTAATGTTTAACTCTGGCTTGCTGAACTAGAACAGGCATTAAAGGCAGCGATAAGTTACCCAGTTTCCGGTTAACCTGGAAGCGATCTATATTATCATTTTTCAATATGGCGGTGAATCTTACCGAATTGTCTCTTCCACAACTGGAGGGTTTAAAAACTCAACTTGAGCAGGTAAATGATCTGTTTTATACAGATATTTCGTAAGATTGCCTCAATACAATTTGCAGACACTTTATGATTTTAGTCCGAGATATCGCTGTGGAGCTTCATGTGTAGCTATCTAGCGCAGTCACGCTGCTTCATTCGTCTGCTGTAATGGCTGGCTCGCTATCTAAAATGACACAATTCAaacagaataataataaaatagttcaaaatggCAATATTGACCATTTAGTTTAAACTATTGGTTTTAACATCCATAATATTTGTATATGTATACTAGATGTTACAGGCGTTTGGTTTATTCGTTTAAAAACCAGAGATTAGGTTTCTCTTCGATAGAgttgatgtttttattttgtcaaaATAGCAAATATGTTAGGAACATTTTGCACCCTGTCCTTATTCATCAACATTTGTGATTACAGTGATTACAGATTATTACATTACATATATAGACATAAGATTGATAGATTGATTGATTAACTGCTAATAAATTTCTCTGTTGTTTTACTGTTTGTCTAATTCTGGATAATACCTGTTCatcttttttgttttcttgaTTTTGGACCTTAGGAGACTGAGTTCCTGTCATCATCCATAGCTCAGTTGAAAGTTGTCCAGACAAAATATGTGGAAGCCAAAGACAGTCTTAATGTTCTCAAAAAAAGTAATGAAGGTGAGCCTTTAAAATCTACATCCTCAAATCACAGAATAGTTGTTGTTATAAGAGTTATACACAGTTTCATATAAGACTAAACTGTCATATTTCTCCCAGGTAAGGACTTACTTGTCCCTCTTACCAGCTCTGTATCCTTTACATTTTTACAGCTCTGCAAAATTCCAAGAGTTAAAAAATTGACTTTGTATGAGAGGTAAATGTTTTTGGTACTGTGAGGTTTTCTTTAACTGATTTGTGTAGATGTATGTTCCTGGAACTCTGAATGATGTAGAACATGTGTTGGTAGATGTGGGAACGGGTTACTTTGTAGAGAAGGTGAGTAAGAGTGTTTTGCCCATAGATCTTTTCTTTACATGTATGTAGGCATAGCTGAAAATGGCTgtcattgttttattttgttttttttagaaTGTCGAAGACAGTAAAGAGTTCTTTAAGCGAAAAATCGACTTCCTTACGAAACAGATTGAGAAGATTCAACCTGCTCTTCAAGAAAAACATGCCATGAAGCAAGGTATTTCTCTTTGTAAAGTCTGTGCACAccaatagtttttttttcccctcaaatAAAGAATAACCCAACACTGGAAATCATTGCATTATAGTCTAACATACACATTTTAACCTGATTGAAGTTTGTTTATTAGCTATGGAGTTGAAACAGGGAGCAGGCTGGTCAATTAATGTGAAGTGGACAAGTATTGTGAAAGATTTTGAAATGATTAGTCctgaatggctgcttttgacaaaCATATCTAGTTGTGGATTATACATATCTTAAATAGCTACGTGAAAAATATAACACTTTCTGACTATTTTGGTCCACTACTCTCCTAAAATGCATTTGATAAAATGCATGTGGTGCTCATGACTGAAAAAGTTTGCAAGGGGAGTGAAATGTACTGCAACAGACAGCCTTTTGCATCAATAGGTCATTAATTCTTGGTGCCATCTCTAATTTGCTCCACATTTTCCTGCTTTCTCTGTTATAGCTGTGGTGGAAGTCATGAACATGAAGCTTCAGCAACTGCACAGTCAGCAATCATCGCAGTCAGCCACCACAAAGGCTTGAAGCACTCCACCACACTAGTATGTGTGTGgacatgcatgcacaaacacacacacacactaatctgCTCTGGTATAATAACTCATCAATATGTTATAACATGTCCTTTGGTGTTTTATACTAAATAGTTCAGTAATATGACAATTAAACTCTGTTGTTACCCACATTGcattgtgtctctgtgttttcATTTTAAGAGATATTTAGGTTTTCTCCTGATCACTACTTGCATTACTTGTTACATTTCTATGGCCTTCATAGACATGGCTAAAACTGCACAACATTATGCATTTAGACTTAATAGCTTCTAAAACAAATGGGACAATCTTTCAGTTAgttaaataagtaatataaccATTTAACTTTGATGGTACTGACAAATATTTAGCTTGATTTCTAATGGTTGTTTGATTTCATCCTTTCAGTATGATTACAATTGTTCTCAGTTGCTAAAACATTAAATCCCATTGGCTGAAGTTAGCAAATTGGTCAGTCTGTTGTCAATACTTTAAATCATTTCACATGGTAAAACACAATTTGCACAATCTCCCACTTTTCAGCAAAACTAAACAAATTCTCATTCTTAAATATTCTGTCATGTCATTGAACATGATCACTCAAAATTGATTTCACCTGTTTCAAATGATGTGGCACAACCATGCCATGAATTCAGCCTGTGGTAATACAGGTGAGGAATCATGTCAGGGCTGGATATGGCACACAAGAAGCTTCTTCCCCTGTTCCCTCATGAGGGAAATATTGCTTGTGATGTCTTTGACTGGTTGCAGGTTTATATCAACAACAGTATCACAGAGACAAAGGACAAGTTTGTGAGATGCAGGGCACAGTACTGTAAAAATAGGGTTACAAGGAGGAGTAAGCACAAAAAAAGTTTGCAAAGAGCAAATCAGAGCTACTATGATAGAACATGCTTTTGTTCATCAAAAGACTGAGGAAAAAATTTATTTTGAGATTATGTATAAATGTACATCTCACTGGGAACAATGTTTTGAACAGTTTTCTATTTTAGTGTATTGGTTACTGACTGATAGTGTAGGTCTATATGATTTTGGTTGCTTTATGATGTGAGAGCAGTGTTAGGTTTTGAGAACTGGTAAATCTGTTTTGAGGTGAACGTTAGATTTTACAAGAGGGGTCAGGTTTTGTAAATACAGCTTgaagaaaaaatggagcaaggTTTTAGAAATTGTGTTTTAGCAACTGAgatatataaagtgtgcaaaatgtGACCATGTAAACAGGAGCTTGACAATCCTAAATCACTTCTTGTGAGATAGCTTCTGAGATACTGGATTGAAGATTTATCACTAACATGCCAACACCAACTGTGGAGCTGCTTAATGAGCTCTGAAAAACCTGACACTGGCTTCATGATTATTACATTGGAAACCATTCAAAGAGAGATAGTCTGTTAAAATATTCAATCCTTTTAGTTTGTTTGGTTATTTGCATTTTTGCGCACCAACGCATATCTGGCCAGAGGGACACTTCAGAAGTTGCTTCAAGCAGGAATAAGTCACTGAAGCAAACCACTGTACATTCCACGTTTCTAGTGTCTCCACCATTTTGCATGTGCAACAGCAACACATTACGTATTAGGCCTACTACCCAATATAAACGTTTGTTGTATACGTAACCAAGCGGTattgaaatatattttttgctgtGTCATGATTCGCAGGAGTTTCCCAGCTGCACTTTATCCTGCGCGTCTGTCGTTATGCGGAGAGGGCGCCCGCCGGTTGCTATGCGGCGTGTTGCACACTGTTGCCAGGGAAGGGCGCGAGCGTGCTGGAGGGGGTGGTCGCATTGTCTGTCGGGACGGTGGCGGAGTGCGAATTGCTGTCAGAGGCGCCCGGTGAGCTTAGTGTTAAGTGTTGCGGCTATTTAAGCATACTTCGGGTATGAATCGAGAAATAACACCACAGGTGCAATATCTGGCGTAACCTCGGGGCAGGCGCTTTTTGTTCTGGAGCAGTTTTGAAAGGTGAAACGAAACGACGCAAACTAGTCGGAGCAAGTGCTTGTTGCGTTCGGGCGGCGAGAAGAGGCGTAGGGagaagactgggagagagagcggGGGAGCGTCAAAGGCGGCTGATGACTTCAGAGAATAGTGGTCCATTAAAGCACACGGAGGAGGTCGAGTCGGCGTCAGGCATCCCACACAGCGAGAACAGAACATCTAAAGCCGGCGAGGACCAAGACAGCATGGTGAGTTtgggccttgtgtgtgtgtgtgtgtgtgtgtgtgtgtgtgtgtgtgtgtgctgaatctGCACTACCCACCAACTAACCCTCCCCTCTCCGTGACATGAGAGTAACGTTAGCTTGCTGACTAGAAATATACCCGCGGTGCTCCACTGCCATTTTGGGGAGAAGTATTTCTAACTCGACGGGTATCTAGTTGGCGCATAGGAGCGCGTGCGAACTTGGCTGGAAGGCTTTCGCGAGAGTGACGTAATCGCGGACCGCTCGTGCGCCCTGGACCG from Brachyhypopomus gauderio isolate BG-103 chromosome 8, BGAUD_0.2, whole genome shotgun sequence harbors:
- the pfdn5 gene encoding prefoldin subunit 5, coding for MAVNLTELSLPQLEGLKTQLEQETEFLSSSIAQLKVVQTKYVEAKDSLNVLKKSNEGKDLLVPLTSSMYVPGTLNDVEHVLVDVGTGYFVEKNVEDSKEFFKRKIDFLTKQIEKIQPALQEKHAMKQAVVEVMNMKLQQLHSQQSSQSATTKA